A part of Myxococcus landrumus genomic DNA contains:
- a CDS encoding class I SAM-dependent methyltransferase: MTSKGVAVLAKEVGDDWKEHAYYEEVERFMPDAWKSLIWPIIGACDFSSTLDLAAGHGRNTEFLLPLARGLHVVDINKENIDFCRRRFKGRDAHVRYVVNNGSSLSALRNDSVTLVYCFDAMVHFDSDVVRNYLREFFRILEPGSHAFIHHSNYTGNPCGKWMDNPNIRNFMSKELFAHYAHKEGLTVSLQKEIEWGGHSDLDCLSLLRKPNPPQRLSGKYTRRDGMLFVLAGAHESVKFSLARPGTLTLEAHAHPWCGRLVVKQAGRVLATFDVHEEKAQAKSYVFEAWPGELSFHAEDRGGGRGEAWVKNIDIQWKKTDASPRS; the protein is encoded by the coding sequence ATGACGAGCAAAGGGGTCGCCGTCCTGGCCAAGGAAGTGGGGGACGATTGGAAGGAGCACGCGTACTACGAAGAAGTCGAGCGCTTCATGCCCGACGCCTGGAAGAGCCTCATCTGGCCCATCATCGGCGCGTGTGATTTCTCCTCCACCCTCGACCTCGCCGCGGGCCATGGACGCAACACGGAGTTCCTGCTGCCCCTGGCGCGCGGCCTTCACGTGGTCGACATCAACAAGGAGAACATCGACTTCTGCCGCCGCCGCTTCAAGGGTCGGGACGCTCACGTCCGCTACGTCGTCAACAACGGCTCCTCACTCTCCGCGCTGCGCAATGACTCGGTGACCCTCGTCTACTGTTTCGACGCCATGGTCCACTTCGACAGCGACGTGGTGCGGAACTATCTGCGTGAGTTCTTCCGCATCCTGGAGCCGGGCTCGCACGCGTTCATCCACCACTCGAACTACACGGGGAACCCCTGCGGCAAGTGGATGGACAACCCCAACATCCGCAACTTCATGAGCAAGGAGCTCTTCGCGCACTACGCCCACAAGGAGGGGCTGACTGTCTCGCTCCAGAAGGAGATTGAGTGGGGCGGGCATTCGGACCTGGACTGTCTCTCCCTCCTGCGCAAGCCCAATCCCCCTCAGCGCCTCAGCGGAAAGTACACGCGGCGCGACGGAATGCTCTTCGTGCTCGCGGGTGCGCACGAGTCCGTGAAGTTCTCGCTCGCCCGCCCCGGGACGCTCACGCTGGAGGCCCATGCCCATCCCTGGTGCGGACGGCTCGTCGTGAAGCAGGCGGGCCGGGTCCTCGCCACCTTCGATGTCCATGAGGAGAAGGCCCAGGCGAAGTCCTACGTCTTCGAGGCCTGGCCGGGCGAGCTCTCCTTCCACGCCGAGGACCGCGGAGGCGGCCGGGGCGAGGCCTGGGTGAAGAACATCGACATCCAGTGGAAGAAGACAGACGCGTCCCCTCGCTCCTGA
- a CDS encoding aldo/keto reductase translates to MPLNHYVTLGRSGLRVSPLCLGAMTFGEDLGWGTSVEESQKIIDRFIDLGGNFIDTANFYTKSHSEKILGDHVGRHPARRDRLVLATKFSGNLYPGDPNGGGSGRKSIVSACENSLRRLQTDYIDLYWLHNWDVHTPIDETMAALEDLVRAGKVRYIGVSDTPAWKIAQANVTAHFRGWSAFVGLQIEYSLLERSVEQELVPMALELGLGITPWSPLKSGALSGKYTRANAGTQKGDRGFFVESALGEKTYAVVDALEVIAREQGSTVARVALAWVQSQPGVSSTIIGARRLSQLEDNVGALDVKLTADQRARLDALTKPTFGFPQNMQPIFPAIHNGGTTVNGVFAEASPFGVVKGEKPY, encoded by the coding sequence ATGCCGCTCAACCACTACGTGACGCTGGGCCGCTCCGGCCTGCGCGTGAGTCCCCTCTGTCTCGGTGCCATGACGTTCGGTGAAGACCTCGGCTGGGGGACGAGCGTCGAGGAGTCACAGAAAATCATCGACCGGTTCATCGACCTGGGCGGCAACTTCATCGACACGGCGAACTTCTACACGAAGAGCCACTCCGAGAAGATTCTCGGCGACCATGTCGGGCGCCACCCCGCTCGCCGGGACAGGCTGGTGCTCGCGACGAAGTTCAGTGGGAATCTCTACCCAGGGGACCCGAACGGCGGCGGCTCGGGCCGCAAGTCCATCGTCTCGGCCTGCGAGAACTCGCTTCGTCGCCTGCAGACGGACTACATCGACCTCTACTGGCTGCACAACTGGGACGTCCACACGCCCATCGACGAGACGATGGCGGCGCTCGAGGACCTCGTGCGGGCGGGCAAGGTCCGCTACATCGGTGTCTCGGATACACCCGCGTGGAAGATTGCCCAGGCCAACGTGACGGCCCACTTCCGAGGGTGGTCCGCCTTCGTCGGACTTCAGATTGAGTACTCGCTGCTCGAGCGCAGCGTGGAGCAGGAACTGGTGCCCATGGCGCTCGAGCTCGGGCTTGGCATCACGCCGTGGTCGCCGCTCAAGAGTGGCGCGCTCAGTGGCAAGTACACCCGCGCGAACGCGGGAACGCAGAAGGGCGACCGTGGCTTCTTCGTGGAATCGGCCCTGGGCGAGAAGACCTATGCCGTCGTCGACGCGCTCGAGGTCATCGCTCGCGAGCAGGGGAGCACCGTGGCGCGCGTGGCGCTGGCGTGGGTCCAGTCCCAGCCGGGCGTGAGCTCGACCATCATCGGTGCGCGGCGGCTGTCGCAGCTGGAGGACAACGTGGGAGCGCTCGACGTGAAGTTGACGGCCGACCAGCGCGCCCGCCTCGACGCGCTCACGAAGCCCACCTTCGGGTTCCCCCAGAACATGCAGCCCATCTTCCCCGCCATCCACAATGGCGGCACGACGGTGAACGGGGTCTTCGCGGAGGCGTCGCCGTTCGGGGTGGTGAAGGGCGAGAAGCCCTACTGA
- a CDS encoding Kelch repeat-containing protein — MKTVRFMPLVVGVLGALAGCFDFDEDQKVWCKSHPDACAPTFEEKPAQAVFVEKKKTLSLRVLAKDPAGDALRFAWSSNVGTFGAPSDTGTTSDITWTAPDCVPPPAASLTLTASSTRDASSIATFLAFGMPECPTLSDTGRLATAGTGQTATLLYSSDVLVVGGEAAGTPLSRAELYTPRAQAWAPAVELLPARTGHGAVRLDSGLVLVTGGRGSSGALKNADLFNPDSRTWTPMTPLTTGRYGHASVLLLSGKVFVTGGTDGKDIIATTEIFTQGAQPEWSTTSNARVARDHPVATVVGSGKVLVTGGMTVGGSYPGSADVYDPDTGAWTQVDSAGEGRVGHTATLLPSGQVLVTGGANAQGAVGSSVVIDVENRRASQSGRLATARSGHTATVLPSGGVLVTGGRDANQKPLASAEVFDPETGTWSQTVPLVTARHGHQAILLVSGKVLLVGGAGEAGALVSAELYDPGTKTWTSTDRLLTQRVDHTATLLDSGQVLVLGGSNLSASGSDVFLAAAERYEPATGKWSSTAPMQAARKRHTATLLPTGRVLVVGGHNGTRNVLEAEVFDPVAGTWSAGGTLLGGRHFHSATLLKSGKVLVAGGNGLGELLASSELYDPASGKWERTGAMGSSRMKHTATLLPSGKVLVTGGYSSVAGTGVVLQSAELYDPQTGTWSATGSMAVTRGNHTATLLASGKVLVVAGHSTTGQVASVRTAELYDPVTGKWAATGSLTENRRSHTATLLASGKVLVAGGFGGFEDRFYLSPSEVFDPATERWSLTSGLLTPRQDATATLLPLGKVLVTGGTGYENVQGEAELYMP, encoded by the coding sequence ATGAAGACCGTCCGGTTCATGCCCCTGGTCGTGGGGGTGCTGGGGGCCCTCGCGGGTTGCTTCGACTTCGACGAGGACCAGAAGGTCTGGTGCAAGAGCCATCCGGATGCATGTGCTCCCACCTTCGAGGAGAAGCCGGCCCAGGCGGTGTTCGTCGAGAAGAAGAAGACCTTGAGCCTGCGTGTCCTGGCGAAGGACCCCGCGGGCGACGCGCTTCGCTTCGCCTGGTCCTCGAACGTGGGGACCTTCGGCGCGCCGAGCGACACGGGGACGACATCGGACATCACCTGGACGGCGCCAGACTGCGTGCCGCCTCCCGCCGCGTCCCTCACACTCACCGCGAGCAGCACGCGGGACGCCAGCTCCATCGCGACGTTCCTGGCCTTCGGCATGCCGGAGTGTCCGACGCTGAGTGACACGGGGCGGCTCGCGACGGCGGGGACCGGGCAGACGGCGACGCTGCTGTACTCCAGTGATGTGCTGGTGGTGGGAGGCGAGGCCGCGGGGACTCCGCTGAGCCGCGCGGAGCTGTATACGCCCCGGGCCCAGGCGTGGGCTCCCGCGGTGGAGCTGCTTCCCGCGCGCACGGGGCATGGCGCGGTCCGGCTCGACTCCGGCCTGGTGCTGGTGACGGGGGGACGCGGTTCGAGTGGTGCCCTCAAGAACGCGGACCTGTTCAATCCGGACTCGCGCACGTGGACCCCGATGACGCCCCTCACGACGGGCCGCTACGGGCACGCCTCCGTGCTCCTGCTCAGCGGGAAGGTGTTCGTGACGGGCGGCACCGACGGCAAGGACATCATCGCCACGACGGAGATCTTCACCCAGGGGGCGCAGCCGGAGTGGAGCACCACGAGCAATGCGCGCGTGGCCCGCGACCATCCCGTGGCCACCGTGGTGGGCTCGGGGAAGGTGCTCGTGACGGGGGGAATGACTGTCGGTGGGAGCTATCCCGGCAGCGCGGATGTCTACGACCCGGACACGGGGGCCTGGACCCAGGTGGACTCGGCGGGCGAGGGCCGCGTCGGCCACACCGCGACGTTGCTGCCTTCGGGCCAGGTGCTGGTGACGGGCGGAGCGAATGCGCAGGGCGCGGTCGGCTCGTCGGTGGTGATTGACGTGGAGAATCGGCGGGCGAGCCAGAGCGGGCGTCTGGCGACGGCCCGTTCCGGGCACACGGCGACGGTGCTGCCGTCGGGCGGGGTCCTCGTCACGGGGGGACGCGATGCGAACCAGAAGCCGCTGGCCTCGGCGGAGGTCTTCGACCCCGAGACGGGGACGTGGTCGCAGACGGTGCCGCTCGTGACGGCTCGCCATGGCCACCAGGCCATCCTGCTGGTGTCCGGCAAGGTGTTGCTGGTGGGAGGCGCGGGCGAAGCAGGCGCGCTCGTGTCCGCGGAGCTCTATGACCCCGGGACGAAGACCTGGACGAGCACGGACCGCCTGCTCACCCAGCGCGTGGACCACACGGCCACGCTCCTCGACTCAGGACAGGTCCTGGTGCTGGGCGGCAGCAACCTGTCAGCGTCGGGCTCCGATGTCTTTCTCGCGGCGGCGGAGCGGTATGAGCCCGCGACGGGCAAGTGGAGCAGCACGGCGCCCATGCAGGCGGCGCGCAAGCGCCACACGGCGACGTTGCTGCCCACGGGGCGCGTGCTGGTCGTCGGCGGCCACAACGGCACCCGCAACGTGTTGGAGGCGGAGGTCTTCGACCCTGTCGCGGGGACCTGGTCCGCTGGAGGGACGCTCCTGGGGGGCCGGCACTTCCATTCGGCCACGCTCCTGAAGTCAGGCAAGGTCCTCGTCGCGGGAGGAAATGGCCTGGGCGAGTTGCTCGCCTCGTCGGAGCTGTACGACCCCGCTTCAGGGAAGTGGGAGCGCACGGGCGCCATGGGCTCCAGTCGCATGAAGCACACGGCGACGCTGCTCCCCTCGGGGAAGGTGCTGGTGACGGGTGGGTACTCCTCTGTCGCGGGCACGGGCGTCGTGCTCCAGTCGGCGGAGCTCTATGACCCGCAGACGGGGACATGGTCCGCCACGGGAAGCATGGCGGTCACCCGCGGCAATCACACGGCGACGCTGCTCGCGTCGGGAAAGGTGCTGGTGGTCGCCGGACACAGCACGACGGGGCAGGTGGCGTCCGTGCGGACGGCGGAGCTCTACGACCCGGTGACGGGGAAGTGGGCGGCGACCGGGAGCCTCACCGAGAATCGGCGGAGCCATACCGCCACCTTGCTGGCCTCTGGAAAGGTGCTGGTCGCGGGGGGCTTCGGGGGCTTCGAAGACCGCTTCTACCTCTCGCCGAGCGAGGTGTTCGACCCGGCGACGGAGCGATGGTCGCTCACCAGCGGACTGCTGACACCTCGCCAGGATGCGACGGCCACGCTGCTGCCCTTGGGCAAGGTGCTGGTGACCGGCGGCACGGGCTACGAGAACGTCCAGGGAGAAGCCGAGCTGTACATGCCGTGA
- a CDS encoding DUF1428 domain-containing protein, with protein MSYIDGFVAAVPNANKEKFIEHARKGDSIFLEHGALRVIECWGDEVPSGKVTDFRRAVQAKDDETVVFSWVEWPDKAARDAGMARVMADPRLTPETNPMPYDGQRLIYGGFVPVVEFRK; from the coding sequence ATGTCCTACATCGATGGTTTTGTTGCCGCCGTACCGAACGCGAACAAGGAGAAGTTCATCGAGCATGCGCGCAAGGGGGATTCCATCTTCCTCGAGCACGGCGCCCTCCGGGTCATCGAGTGCTGGGGGGACGAGGTGCCGAGCGGCAAGGTCACCGACTTCCGCCGGGCCGTCCAGGCCAAGGACGACGAGACGGTGGTGTTCTCGTGGGTGGAGTGGCCCGACAAGGCCGCCCGCGATGCCGGCATGGCGCGGGTGATGGCGGATCCCCGGCTCACCCCGGAGACCAACCCCATGCCGTATGACGGCCAGCGGTTGATCTACGGCGGCTTCGTGCCCGTGGTGGAGTTCCGCAAGTAG
- a CDS encoding MarR family winged helix-turn-helix transcriptional regulator, with protein MAKIDPAKIWSLNHRLLMSVIASVASDITALGVETKELFVLSEVDDHPYPAELAASLCIPKPSVTLYVKRLEAAGFLRREIDTADLRRHRLELTSAGRKVMQQGNALLSEAFALKLGRLSAAQQAELRALLEQMS; from the coding sequence ATGGCGAAAATCGACCCCGCGAAAATCTGGAGCCTCAACCACCGGCTGTTGATGTCGGTGATAGCCAGTGTCGCCTCCGACATCACCGCGCTGGGCGTCGAGACGAAGGAGCTGTTCGTGCTCTCGGAGGTGGACGACCACCCCTACCCCGCCGAGCTGGCGGCATCGCTCTGCATCCCCAAGCCCTCGGTGACGCTGTACGTGAAGCGGCTCGAAGCCGCGGGCTTCCTGCGTCGTGAAATTGATACCGCGGACCTGCGACGGCACCGGTTGGAGCTGACCTCGGCCGGCCGCAAGGTGATGCAGCAGGGCAACGCCCTCCTCTCCGAGGCCTTCGCCCTCAAGCTCGGACGCCTGAGCGCCGCACAGCAGGCGGAGCTGCGAGCCCTCCTCGAGCAGATGAGCTGA